The following are encoded together in the Acetobacter vaccinii genome:
- a CDS encoding PhzF family phenazine biosynthesis protein, protein MRAYKVVDVFSDRPFKGNPVAVVLDAEGLDDGTMQAIARWTNLSETTFVLPATQARADYRLRIFTPKRELPFAGHPTLGSAHAVLEAGRYSPKNGVLVQQCLQGLVRIAVEGEGKNCQLVFDLPDASITPLAPADVEELEAIAGISIMRRAAPAIIDVGAVWVVAQVANADVLLGLEPDLAHSARFENRLGVTGITLFGDHGHGEAEIEVRTFAPSCGCEEDPVCGSGNGAVAVFRHTRGLLAAQGGTNRYSAAQGQRVGRAGRIAVEVDARGKVRVGGACVTCVDGTLRDQ, encoded by the coding sequence ATGCGTGCCTATAAAGTTGTCGATGTATTTTCTGACCGTCCTTTCAAAGGTAATCCGGTGGCCGTTGTGCTGGATGCCGAAGGGCTGGATGATGGGACAATGCAGGCCATAGCACGTTGGACAAACCTGTCGGAGACAACATTCGTCCTGCCAGCAACACAGGCGAGGGCAGATTATCGCCTGCGGATATTCACCCCAAAGCGGGAACTGCCCTTTGCTGGGCACCCGACACTGGGGAGTGCTCATGCTGTGCTGGAAGCCGGGCGTTATAGCCCAAAGAACGGTGTGCTGGTGCAACAGTGCCTGCAAGGGCTGGTTCGTATTGCGGTAGAGGGGGAAGGTAAGAACTGCCAGCTTGTTTTTGACCTGCCAGATGCATCCATAACACCTCTTGCTCCTGCGGATGTTGAGGAACTGGAAGCTATTGCGGGTATTTCCATTATGCGTCGTGCAGCACCCGCGATTATTGATGTCGGGGCTGTCTGGGTTGTCGCACAGGTGGCAAATGCCGATGTGCTGCTGGGGCTAGAGCCAGATCTTGCCCATTCAGCCCGATTTGAAAATCGACTTGGAGTAACAGGCATAACTCTGTTTGGCGACCACGGGCATGGTGAGGCCGAGATTGAGGTGCGCACCTTCGCTCCCTCCTGCGGGTGTGAGGAAGACCCGGTGTGTGGCAGCGGCAATGGGGCGGTTGCGGTTTTTCGGCATACACGCGGACTCTTGGCAGCGCAGGGCGGCACGAATCGCTATAGTGCGGCCCAGGGGCAGCGGGTCGGACGGGCTGGGCGTATTGCTGTTGAGGTGGATGCACGCGGCAAAGTCAGAGTTGGCGGGGCTTGTGTGACCTGTGTGGATGGCACCCTGCGCGATCAGTAA
- a CDS encoding YaiI/YqxD family protein translates to MTRIFVDSDACPVKEEVYRVAGRYGLHVFVVSNRMMAVPASALIERVVVNAGPDVADDWIADHIAAGDIAITADIPLAARCVEKGAYVLEPKGRLLDKDAIGMALAMRNLMTDLRSAGVMTSGSAAFGKADRSRFLSELDTVVVKARKPRPFPRTPQPQ, encoded by the coding sequence ATGACCCGTATTTTTGTTGATTCCGACGCCTGCCCTGTCAAAGAGGAAGTGTATCGTGTTGCGGGGCGCTATGGGCTGCATGTATTTGTGGTGTCCAACAGGATGATGGCTGTGCCTGCTTCCGCCCTGATCGAGCGGGTTGTTGTGAATGCCGGACCAGACGTGGCAGATGACTGGATTGCCGACCACATTGCCGCTGGTGATATTGCCATTACAGCAGATATCCCCCTGGCCGCACGCTGTGTGGAAAAAGGGGCCTATGTGCTGGAGCCAAAAGGGCGCCTTCTGGATAAGGACGCGATCGGCATGGCTCTGGCCATGCGTAACCTGATGACAGATTTACGCTCTGCCGGAGTCATGACCTCAGGCAGTGCTGCCTTTGGGAAAGCCGATAGGTCGCGCTTTTTGTCTGAACTGGATACCGTGGTGGTCAAAGCCCGCAAACCTCGGCCTTTCCCCCGGACTCCTCAGCCGCAGTAA
- a CDS encoding TSUP family transporter, with product MHFTFETILFLISTAFVAGGIDALAGGGGLLTIPALMAVGVPPVSALATNKLQSTIGTSSAFLTFLRAGHVDLAQFALPAAGAFVGSVAGATTVQFINPAFLSAFVPVLLIGMGFYFLLAPPMSTADRHARLGRWGLTACISVVGFYDGFFGPGAGSFLTTVLVAVAGLGLVRAIANTKFLNLVTNLAGLSAMIAGGKVLWLLGLGMACANVLGNQIGARLAIRFGGKGVRPLLVIMSFALTIKLLADRNNPIWHLF from the coding sequence ATGCATTTTACGTTTGAAACTATCCTGTTCCTCATCTCCACCGCCTTCGTCGCTGGCGGCATCGACGCACTGGCAGGTGGGGGTGGATTGCTGACCATACCTGCCCTGATGGCGGTGGGGGTCCCCCCCGTCTCGGCACTGGCGACCAACAAGCTGCAAAGCACCATTGGTACCTCCTCCGCCTTTCTGACCTTTTTGCGGGCGGGCCATGTTGACCTAGCACAGTTTGCCCTGCCTGCCGCTGGGGCTTTTGTGGGGTCTGTTGCTGGGGCCACAACAGTACAGTTCATCAACCCGGCTTTTCTGTCCGCCTTTGTGCCCGTTCTGCTAATTGGTATGGGGTTTTACTTTCTGTTAGCGCCCCCCATGAGCACAGCCGACCGCCATGCCCGTCTGGGCCGCTGGGGGCTGACAGCCTGCATTAGCGTTGTGGGGTTTTATGATGGTTTTTTTGGCCCCGGTGCCGGGTCGTTCCTGACCACTGTGCTGGTCGCAGTTGCGGGGCTTGGTCTGGTGCGGGCCATTGCCAATACCAAATTTCTCAATCTTGTTACCAACCTAGCCGGGCTGAGTGCCATGATCGCAGGGGGCAAGGTGCTATGGTTACTGGGGCTGGGCATGGCATGCGCCAACGTGCTGGGCAACCAGATCGGGGCCAGACTGGCCATACGCTTTGGTGGCAAAGGTGTGCGGCCCTTGTTGGTCATTATGTCCTTTGCATTGACCATCAAACTGCTGGCAGACCGCAACAATCCGATCTGGCATTTATTCTAA
- a CDS encoding PACE efflux transporter — protein sequence MSTPATQSPAQPAAMRSVPDRMRHALLFEILALAIVIPVGGYLFNLQESAMGVIGLGSAITATVWNYCYNHLFDHTMMRLFKTTQKTVVLRVIHTCLFEGGLQIVLLPAIALYLRTSLAETFSLTLSIALFYLVYAFFFNWAYDRLFPIPLLPAGSGRQAASL from the coding sequence CCAGCGACCCAATCCCCCGCCCAGCCTGCCGCCATGCGCTCCGTCCCTGACCGGATGCGCCATGCCCTGCTGTTTGAGATTCTGGCTCTTGCCATCGTGATCCCTGTGGGAGGCTATCTTTTTAACCTTCAGGAAAGCGCCATGGGGGTTATCGGCCTTGGCAGTGCAATCACTGCCACCGTGTGGAATTACTGCTATAATCACCTTTTTGACCACACCATGATGAGACTGTTCAAAACAACGCAAAAAACAGTTGTCCTGCGGGTTATTCATACCTGTCTGTTTGAGGGTGGCCTGCAAATAGTATTACTGCCCGCTATTGCCCTGTATTTGCGGACCAGCCTGGCGGAAACATTCTCGCTTACGCTTTCAATCGCCCTTTTTTATCTGGTGTATGCTTTCTTCTTCAACTGGGCTTATGACCGGCTTTTTCCCATACCGCTCCTGCCTGCTGGCAGTGGTCGACAGGCAGCATCGTTATAA